One genomic region from Bacillus sp. SLBN-46 encodes:
- a CDS encoding carboxyl transferase domain-containing protein, with the protein MDTLKQLTNDLQAKKEAALLGGGPEKIAAQHNRGLLTARERINKLTDAGTFMELGMLNTSDVKGTEHKSYGDGLITGVGKINGRPAIIQAGDKTVFAGTEGNVHIRKSKSIHEFAVKNGLPIFSLHEGGGLRMPDGMGSDGISDKLFPREMLTLHRQVPTMTAILGDSFGGPTWAAVSSDFVTQLQGTCMAIAGPRMLELANGQKLTPEELGGVDIHHKFTGQIDEDGSTEDECIEQLKNFFSYMPQHAGERPKMRQTNDDPYRLVEEVFTILPQQNNRVYDMKKIIEVLVDDGVTFEYQRKFGKGLITTFAHLNGHCVGIVANQPNQYAGAPGPQECQKATEFICLCDSYHIPLIFLHDTPGFRISSEAEKAKMPTKIMVWNQALALATVPKISVVIRKSIGAAYGNMCGPGMGGDLVVAWPTAEINFTGPEVGVNVVFGRELARAENPKEERQKLLELWSFDSSPYKAAAKHLIDDVIHPSETRKFLCQSLEYLLTSKREKSERLLSAWPTGI; encoded by the coding sequence ATGGATACTTTAAAGCAACTTACTAATGATCTGCAGGCAAAGAAAGAAGCCGCTCTTTTAGGTGGAGGACCCGAAAAAATAGCCGCACAACATAATAGAGGACTGCTGACAGCGAGGGAGAGAATAAATAAATTAACGGATGCAGGGACCTTTATGGAGCTCGGCATGCTTAATACTTCTGATGTAAAAGGAACTGAACATAAAAGCTATGGAGATGGACTCATTACAGGTGTAGGTAAAATAAACGGTAGACCTGCGATTATTCAAGCAGGGGACAAGACTGTATTCGCCGGTACAGAAGGCAATGTCCATATTCGTAAATCAAAGAGTATACATGAATTTGCTGTAAAAAACGGCCTGCCGATTTTCTCTCTTCATGAAGGTGGAGGCTTACGGATGCCAGATGGAATGGGGTCTGATGGAATAAGCGATAAATTGTTTCCACGTGAAATGCTTACCCTTCATCGCCAAGTTCCGACCATGACAGCTATTCTTGGTGATAGCTTTGGCGGTCCAACCTGGGCCGCAGTATCTTCTGATTTCGTTACCCAGCTCCAAGGGACATGTATGGCTATTGCAGGGCCACGAATGCTTGAACTTGCAAATGGTCAAAAATTAACTCCGGAGGAATTAGGAGGAGTAGATATTCATCATAAATTTACGGGTCAAATTGATGAGGATGGTAGTACAGAAGATGAATGTATTGAGCAGTTAAAAAACTTCTTTTCATATATGCCACAGCATGCAGGTGAACGGCCGAAAATGAGACAAACGAACGATGATCCCTATCGCCTGGTTGAAGAAGTATTTACTATTTTGCCTCAGCAAAACAATCGTGTATATGATATGAAGAAAATAATTGAAGTGCTCGTTGATGATGGGGTTACCTTTGAGTATCAAAGAAAATTTGGTAAAGGACTCATTACAACTTTTGCTCACTTAAATGGACATTGTGTAGGTATCGTTGCTAACCAGCCAAATCAGTATGCTGGTGCACCAGGACCACAGGAATGTCAAAAGGCAACGGAATTTATTTGTTTATGTGATTCCTACCATATCCCGCTTATTTTCCTGCATGATACACCTGGTTTTCGAATCAGCAGTGAAGCGGAGAAAGCAAAAATGCCGACAAAAATCATGGTTTGGAATCAGGCATTGGCGCTAGCCACTGTACCTAAAATATCCGTTGTGATTCGAAAAAGTATTGGTGCTGCTTACGGGAATATGTGCGGCCCTGGAATGGGAGGAGATTTAGTCGTCGCCTGGCCGACAGCAGAGATTAATTTTACCGGACCAGAAGTTGGAGTCAACGTAGTTTTTGGGAGAGAACTTGCTCGCGCTGAAAATCCAAAAGAGGAAAGGCAGAAGCTATTAGAGTTATGGTCCTTTGACAGCTCACCATATAAAGCTGCAGCCAAGCATTTAATTGATGATGTCATACACCCTAGTGAAACGAGAAAATTTCTCTGTCAATCCCTCGAATATCTGCTGACTTCTAAGCGTGAAAAAAGTGAACGGCTATTGTCGGCGTGGCCAACTGGTATATAA
- a CDS encoding AMP-binding protein: MVEKTHPYWPTQLPAKLTYLQGEKPLVDYLEQHAKQTPNETAYIFYGTRISWSALSNQVQRFAHYLHRMGVKKGSCVALYMQNCPQYIIAHFAIQKLGGMVVPLNPMFKENELAYFLEEAPIEGIISGSEGYPLVKKAIEKTHPLQFVVTTNYHDFLPEQPEWKFPEEFLLPKQHFTETDDFCEILQNESPYEAKEPIDLWSDVGLIVFTSGTTGRPKGAMLTYGNALFKTAASMQANGMGEKDVLLASAPLCHIAGMVMGLNSPVYTGRPCVLFTRFDPLATVEAIEKERITYWYSIAPMNWAILQLPTIKERNLSSLKKNLATSFGIQVTAELADNWRTLTNGCSLFEAAYGLSETHTCDTFMPKDKIKYGSCGIPIYETQIRILNLETGEEQPAGKEGEIVIKNPGVFKGYLNRPPATSETLQDGWVHTGDIGYLDDEGYLYFLGRVKEMIKSSGYSIFPEDVEALLNLHPAIRQSAVIGVPDPLKGEVVKAFVVLHDREKEKLTAEDLIAWAKETMAAYKYPRYIEIIDQLPATPSGKVLRKLLKEE, translated from the coding sequence ATGGTAGAAAAAACTCACCCTTACTGGCCAACACAATTACCCGCTAAACTAACTTATTTACAGGGAGAAAAGCCCCTCGTTGATTACTTGGAACAACATGCCAAACAGACACCTAATGAAACAGCCTACATTTTTTACGGTACGAGGATTTCTTGGAGTGCACTTTCGAATCAAGTACAGCGATTTGCACACTATTTACATAGGATGGGCGTGAAGAAGGGGAGTTGTGTAGCCCTTTATATGCAAAACTGCCCTCAATATATAATTGCTCATTTTGCTATACAAAAATTAGGCGGAATGGTAGTTCCTTTGAATCCTATGTTTAAAGAGAATGAATTAGCTTACTTTTTAGAAGAAGCACCGATTGAAGGAATCATTTCAGGTTCAGAAGGGTATCCCCTTGTGAAAAAAGCAATAGAAAAAACCCACCCATTACAATTTGTTGTTACCACAAATTATCATGATTTCCTCCCAGAACAGCCCGAATGGAAGTTTCCAGAAGAATTCCTATTACCCAAACAACATTTCACTGAAACAGATGACTTTTGTGAAATTCTCCAAAATGAATCACCCTATGAAGCCAAGGAACCGATTGATCTATGGAGTGATGTTGGCTTAATCGTTTTCACCTCAGGCACAACCGGCAGGCCGAAAGGTGCCATGTTAACCTACGGAAATGCGTTATTTAAAACAGCTGCCTCTATGCAAGCAAATGGAATGGGGGAAAAAGATGTTTTATTAGCTAGTGCCCCGTTATGTCATATTGCTGGTATGGTCATGGGACTTAATAGTCCCGTATACACAGGGCGACCATGTGTATTATTTACTCGTTTTGATCCTCTTGCCACCGTTGAAGCTATTGAAAAAGAACGGATCACATATTGGTATAGCATTGCCCCTATGAATTGGGCCATTTTACAACTTCCAACCATCAAGGAAAGAAATCTTTCCAGTTTAAAAAAGAATTTAGCAACGAGCTTTGGTATCCAAGTGACTGCAGAATTAGCGGATAATTGGCGTACTCTGACAAATGGATGTAGCCTCTTTGAAGCAGCCTATGGCCTTAGTGAGACACACACCTGTGATACCTTTATGCCAAAAGATAAAATTAAGTATGGATCCTGTGGAATTCCCATTTATGAAACACAAATACGGATTTTGAACCTTGAAACAGGCGAGGAACAACCGGCAGGTAAAGAGGGAGAAATTGTTATTAAAAACCCTGGTGTATTTAAAGGGTATTTAAATAGACCTCCTGCTACCTCAGAGACACTGCAGGACGGTTGGGTTCATACAGGAGATATAGGGTATCTTGACGATGAGGGCTATTTATATTTCCTTGGTCGGGTAAAGGAAATGATAAAAAGTTCGGGTTATAGTATTTTTCCTGAGGATGTTGAAGCTCTACTAAACCTCCACCCTGCTATTAGACAATCCGCTGTCATTGGTGTTCCTGATCCTTTAAAAGGTGAAGTGGTGAAAGCGTTTGTTGTTTTACATGATAGAGAAAAAGAGAAACTTACAGCTGAAGACCTTATTGCATGGGCAAAAGAGACGATGGCTGCCTATAAATATCCCCGCTATATAGAAATCATTGATCAACTTCCCGCAACACCTTCTGGGAAGGTACTTCGAAAATTACTAAAAGAGGAGTAG